A stretch of Cyanobacteria bacterium QS_8_64_29 DNA encodes these proteins:
- a CDS encoding glutathione S-transferase encodes MKLYHIPTTRSLRPRWLLEEMALPYELVRVSLADTEQPNYRQKHPQGKVPVLEDGETVTFESGAICAYLADRYPERGVAPLPGSSARAAYYQWLFYATATLEPPVEAYLFYSRPEISEKLLPKPQPAQTSGQQLQQWFEQAALPLRQTLAARSYLVGDGLTAADVVVGGVLLWARFLDMLASEPVLREYLERLRARAAFARAKQD; translated from the coding sequence ATGAAGCTCTACCACATCCCCACCACGCGATCGCTGCGCCCGCGCTGGCTGCTGGAGGAGATGGCGCTGCCCTACGAGCTGGTACGCGTCTCGCTGGCTGATACCGAGCAACCCAATTACCGCCAAAAGCACCCGCAGGGGAAAGTCCCGGTGCTGGAGGATGGCGAGACGGTCACGTTTGAGTCGGGCGCGATTTGCGCTTACCTCGCCGATCGCTACCCCGAACGCGGCGTGGCCCCGCTCCCGGGGAGCAGCGCGCGCGCCGCCTACTACCAGTGGCTGTTCTACGCTACCGCCACGCTGGAGCCGCCGGTGGAGGCTTACCTGTTCTACTCGCGCCCCGAGATCTCGGAGAAGCTCCTGCCCAAACCGCAACCCGCCCAAACCTCGGGACAGCAGCTGCAGCAGTGGTTCGAGCAGGCCGCGCTACCGCTGCGCCAGACCCTTGCGGCGCGCTCTTACCTGGTGGGCGACGGGCTGACAGCTGCCGATGTGGTGGTTGGGGGCGTGCTGCTGTGGGCCCGTTTTTTGGACATGCTGGCCTCGGAGCCGGTCCTGCGCGAGTATCTGGAGCGGTTGCGCGCGCGAGCGGCGTTTGCCCGGGCCAAGCAAGACTGA
- the acnA gene encoding aconitate hydratase AcnA encodes MPLAATMAHDSFNTRDTLTAGGTEYAYYSLPAAQAQLGDLSHLPRSLKVLLENQLRHEDGQSVTPEAIRAIAQWPQTAGSQAIAFRPTRVLMQDLTGVPAVVDLAAMRDAMQELGGDPNAINPLVPVDLAIDHSVNVDSFGSSDALERNVASEFERNRERYTFLRWGAQAFDNFRVVPPGTGICHQVNLEYLGQVVRAEPDPLTGCPLAVPDTLVGTDSHTPMIDALAVLGWGVGGIEAEAAMLGQPISMLLPPVVGVRLTGRLREGATATDLVLTVTQLLRQHGVVGKFVEFCGDGLDGLTLPDRATLANMSPEFGCTVSYFPIDAEVLRYLRFTGRGDCAELVHAYAQAQGLWRDASTPEPQFSEVLELDLGEVEPAIAGPRRPQDRISLSQADTAFEGELERSFNIPAAQRKMAAPLAGTERGLTHGDVVVAAITSCTNTSNPSVMVAAGLLARRARERGLSVQPWVKTSLAPGSQVVAEYLQAAGLQADLDALGFNIVGYGCTTCIGNSGPLPEAVSQAIERYELVTCSVLSGNRNFEGRIQPQVRANYLASPPLVVAYALAGSMRCNLLEQPLGTGSTGQPVYLADLWPSPHEVQATIEQALTPELFRRRYADVSTGTEAWRQIEAQGSTTYSWDASSTYIKRPPFFDGISRQLPPTEDIRGARPLALLGDSVTTDHISPAAAIAPDSPAGRYLQSCGVAPRDFNSYGARRGNHEVMLRGTFANVRLRNEMTPEMEGGVTRHQPSGELLFIYDAAMRYCAQDVPTVVVAGREYGVGSSRDWAAKGPRLLGVKAVIAESFERIHRANLVGMGVLPLQFQAGTTRQTLGLTGEETFDVTDLARGELAPGQTLTVTVYFGDGRSQAVPVTCRIDTAEEVTYYRHGGILDYVVQSLSQQAEHQLPSLQKRSAS; translated from the coding sequence ATGCCTCTGGCCGCAACCATGGCGCACGACAGCTTCAACACCCGAGACACGCTCACCGCAGGCGGCACCGAGTACGCTTACTATAGCTTGCCAGCCGCCCAGGCCCAGTTGGGCGATTTAAGCCACCTGCCGCGCTCGCTCAAGGTACTGCTCGAGAACCAGCTGCGGCACGAAGACGGCCAGAGCGTAACGCCCGAGGCCATCCGCGCGATCGCGCAGTGGCCCCAGACGGCAGGCTCGCAGGCGATTGCCTTCCGCCCCACCCGGGTGCTAATGCAGGACTTGACCGGCGTGCCAGCGGTGGTCGATTTGGCCGCCATGCGCGATGCCATGCAAGAGCTAGGTGGCGATCCCAACGCCATCAACCCGCTCGTACCGGTGGACTTGGCGATCGACCATTCGGTGAACGTGGACAGCTTTGGCAGCTCGGATGCGCTCGAGCGCAACGTTGCCAGCGAGTTCGAGCGCAACCGGGAGCGCTACACCTTCTTGCGGTGGGGCGCGCAGGCGTTCGACAACTTCCGCGTGGTGCCACCCGGCACCGGCATCTGCCACCAGGTCAATCTGGAGTACCTGGGGCAGGTGGTGCGCGCCGAGCCGGATCCGCTCACTGGGTGCCCGCTGGCCGTCCCCGACACGCTGGTGGGCACGGACAGCCACACGCCCATGATTGACGCCCTGGCCGTGCTGGGCTGGGGCGTGGGCGGCATTGAAGCCGAGGCCGCCATGCTGGGCCAGCCCATTTCCATGCTGCTGCCGCCGGTAGTAGGCGTCCGGCTCACCGGCCGCCTGCGCGAGGGGGCTACCGCGACCGATCTGGTCCTGACAGTGACGCAACTGCTGCGCCAGCACGGCGTGGTGGGCAAGTTTGTCGAGTTTTGCGGCGATGGCCTGGATGGGCTCACACTCCCCGATCGCGCCACGCTGGCCAACATGTCGCCCGAGTTTGGCTGCACGGTGAGCTACTTCCCCATTGATGCGGAAGTGCTGCGCTACCTGCGCTTTACCGGCCGCGGCGATTGCGCCGAGCTGGTGCATGCCTACGCCCAAGCCCAGGGCCTGTGGCGCGATGCCAGCACGCCCGAACCGCAGTTCTCCGAAGTGCTGGAGCTGGATTTGGGCGAGGTGGAGCCCGCGATCGCCGGGCCGCGCCGGCCCCAAGATCGCATTAGCCTCTCGCAGGCCGATACGGCCTTTGAGGGCGAACTCGAGCGCAGCTTCAACATCCCGGCTGCCCAACGGAAGATGGCAGCCCCCCTGGCCGGGACGGAGCGAGGCCTGACCCACGGCGACGTAGTAGTCGCCGCCATTACCAGCTGCACTAACACTTCCAATCCCAGCGTCATGGTGGCGGCTGGACTGCTGGCGCGCCGGGCGCGCGAGCGAGGCCTGAGCGTCCAACCCTGGGTCAAAACCTCGCTGGCCCCGGGCTCGCAGGTAGTGGCCGAGTACCTGCAAGCCGCGGGCCTGCAGGCTGATTTGGATGCACTCGGTTTTAACATCGTCGGCTACGGCTGCACCACCTGCATTGGTAACTCCGGCCCGCTCCCCGAGGCGGTCAGCCAGGCCATTGAGCGCTACGAACTCGTTACCTGCTCGGTACTCTCGGGCAACCGCAACTTTGAAGGGCGCATCCAGCCCCAGGTGCGCGCCAACTACCTGGCCTCGCCGCCGCTGGTGGTGGCCTACGCGCTGGCCGGCTCCATGCGCTGCAACCTGCTCGAGCAGCCGCTGGGAACGGGCAGCACCGGTCAGCCGGTCTATTTGGCCGATTTGTGGCCTAGCCCGCACGAGGTGCAGGCCACCATCGAGCAGGCACTGACCCCGGAGCTGTTCCGCCGCCGTTACGCGGATGTCTCTACCGGCACCGAGGCCTGGCGCCAGATTGAGGCGCAAGGCAGCACGACCTATTCTTGGGATGCGAGCTCGACCTACATCAAGCGGCCGCCGTTCTTTGACGGCATTAGCCGCCAACTGCCGCCCACCGAAGACATCCGCGGCGCGCGTCCGCTAGCGCTGCTAGGCGATAGCGTCACCACCGACCACATCTCGCCTGCCGCCGCGATCGCGCCAGACAGCCCGGCCGGGCGCTACCTGCAGAGCTGCGGCGTAGCGCCGCGCGATTTCAACTCCTACGGCGCCCGCCGCGGCAACCACGAGGTCATGCTGCGCGGCACCTTTGCCAACGTCCGCCTGCGCAACGAGATGACCCCTGAGATGGAAGGCGGCGTCACCCGCCACCAGCCCAGCGGCGAGCTGCTGTTTATCTACGATGCCGCCATGCGCTACTGCGCGCAGGACGTGCCGACCGTGGTGGTCGCCGGGCGTGAATACGGAGTGGGGTCCTCGCGCGACTGGGCTGCCAAAGGCCCGCGCCTGCTGGGGGTCAAGGCGGTCATTGCCGAGAGCTTCGAGCGCATCCACCGCGCCAACCTGGTGGGCATGGGCGTGCTGCCGCTGCAGTTCCAGGCGGGCACGACGCGGCAGACGCTCGGCCTCACGGGCGAGGAGACCTTCGACGTTACCGACCTGGCCCGCGGCGAGCTGGCGCCCGGCCAAACGCTGACGGTGACGGTGTACTTTGGCGACGGCCGCTCGCAGGCTGTACCCGTAACCTGCCGCATCGATACGGCTGAGGAGGTGACGTACTACCGCCATGGCGGCATCCTGGATTACGTGGTGCAATCGCTGAGCCAGCAGGCCGAGCACCAGTTGCCGAGCCTGCAAAAGCGATCGGCAAGCTAG